One Phocoena sinus isolate mPhoSin1 chromosome 14, mPhoSin1.pri, whole genome shotgun sequence genomic region harbors:
- the CDK2AP1 gene encoding cyclin-dependent kinase 2-associated protein 1 isoform X1, giving the protein MSYKPNLTAHMPAASLNAAGSVHPPSTSMATSSQYRQLLSDYGPPSLGYTQGTGNSQVPQSKYAELLAIIEELGKEIRPTYAGSKSAMERLKRGIIHARGLVRECLAETERNARS; this is encoded by the exons ATGTCTTACAAACCGAACTTGACCGCGCACATGCCCGCCGCCTCCCTCAACGCCG CTGGGAGTGTCCACCCGCCCTCCACCAGTATGGCGACGTCATCACAGTACCGCCAGCTGCTGAGTGACTACGGGCCGCCATCTCTAGGCTACACCCAG GGAACTGGGAACAGCCAGGTGCCCCAGAGCAAATACGCTGAGCTGTTGGCCATCATCGAAGAGCTGGGGAAAGAGATCAGACCCACCTACGCGGGCAGCAAGAGCGCGATGGAGAGACTAAAACGAG GCATCATTCACGCTCGAGGGTTGGTGCGGGAGTGCTTGGCTGAAACGGAACGGAATGCCAGGTCCTAG
- the CDK2AP1 gene encoding cyclin-dependent kinase 2-associated protein 1 isoform X2, which produces MSYKPNLTAHMPAASLNAGLRQPAAVSAGRCGHEWDSGPFRQLSPGPQTPPSEHRVRDWRWHTVGVTYHITQAMGKSSSELLPDSHPPSPQPIPPPPLSPPGPNTGTLKEQHLGP; this is translated from the exons ATGTCTTACAAACCGAACTTGACCGCGCACATGCCCGCCGCCTCCCTCAACGCCG GCCTCCGGCAGCCGGCCGCTGTGTCTGCAGGAAGGTGTGGGCATGAGTGGGACTCGGGGCCCTTCCGCCAGCTCTCTCCAGGGCCACAGACACCCCCCTCTGAACACCGAGTAAGGGACTGGCGCTGGCACACAGTCGGGGTCACCTACCACATCACCCAGGCCATGGGAAAGTCAAGCTCCGAGCTGTTGCCTGACTCCCATCCCCCAAGCCCCCAACCCATTCCTCCTCCTCCGCTCAGCCCCCCGGGACCTAACACCGGCACCCTGAAGGAGCAGCATCTAGGGCCTTGA